One genomic region from Pseudomonas sp. R5-89-07 encodes:
- the pyrF gene encoding orotidine-5'-phosphate decarboxylase, protein MPVCQTPIIVALDYPTRDAALKLADQLDPALCRVKVGKELFTSCAAEIVGTLRDKGFEVFLDLKFHDIPNTTAMAVKAAAEMGVWMVNVHCSGGLRMMNACREVLEQRSGPKPLLIGVTVLTSMEREDLAGIGLDIEPQEQVLRLAALAQKAGLDGLVCSALEAQALKTAHPALQLVTPGIRPAGSAQDDQRRILTPRQALDAGSDYLVIGRPISQAADPAKALAAVVAEIA, encoded by the coding sequence ATGCCCGTCTGCCAGACTCCTATCATCGTCGCCCTGGATTACCCTACCCGTGACGCCGCACTGAAGCTGGCTGACCAGTTGGACCCCGCGCTGTGCCGGGTCAAGGTCGGCAAGGAATTGTTCACCAGTTGCGCGGCGGAAATCGTCGGCACTCTGCGTGACAAAGGCTTCGAAGTGTTCCTGGACCTGAAATTCCACGATATTCCCAACACCACCGCCATGGCGGTCAAGGCGGCGGCCGAGATGGGTGTGTGGATGGTCAACGTGCACTGCTCCGGTGGCCTGCGCATGATGAATGCCTGCCGTGAAGTGCTGGAACAGCGCAGCGGGCCCAAACCGCTGCTGATCGGCGTGACCGTGCTGACCAGCATGGAGCGCGAAGACCTGGCCGGCATCGGCCTGGATATCGAGCCACAGGAGCAGGTATTGCGCCTGGCCGCCCTGGCGCAGAAAGCCGGCCTTGATGGCCTGGTCTGCTCGGCACTGGAAGCCCAGGCGCTCAAGACCGCGCATCCGGCGCTGCAACTGGTGACCCCAGGCATCCGCCCGGCGGGCAGTGCCCAGGACGACCAGCGCCGTATTTTGACGCCACGCCAGGCGCTCGATGCGGGCTCCGACTACCTGGTGATTGGCCGCCCGATCAGCCAGGCGGCCGATCCGGCCAAGGCGTTGGCAGCAGTGGTTGCCGAAATCGCCTGA
- a CDS encoding alpha/beta fold hydrolase yields MPVAVIDGQPLHYIDQGTGPVVLLGSSYLWDRHMWAPQIEALSQQYRVIVPELWGHGESGALPAQTTSLDDLARQNLALLDHLDIPQVNLVGLSVGGMWGARLALLAPERVNSLVLMDTHLGAEPVPTRQYYFSLFKMIEDAGAIPQTLLDVIAPIFFRANIDRESALYQDFRQSLQGFSRERLLDSVVPLGRLIFSRADILDQLSRLDRDTTLVMCGEQDKPRPPAESQEMAELIGCALTLIPDAGHISSRENPDFVNEALLTFLANNA; encoded by the coding sequence ATGCCTGTCGCCGTGATTGATGGACAACCGCTGCACTATATCGACCAGGGCACCGGCCCGGTCGTTTTGTTGGGTTCAAGCTACCTGTGGGACCGTCACATGTGGGCACCACAGATCGAAGCGCTGTCGCAGCAATACCGGGTGATCGTCCCTGAGCTGTGGGGCCATGGTGAGTCAGGCGCACTGCCCGCGCAGACCACCTCCCTTGACGACCTGGCCCGTCAGAACCTGGCATTGCTGGACCATCTGGACATTCCACAGGTCAACCTGGTGGGCCTGTCGGTCGGCGGCATGTGGGGCGCCCGCCTCGCCCTGCTGGCACCTGAACGCGTCAACAGCCTGGTGCTGATGGACACTCACCTCGGCGCCGAGCCGGTCCCCACGCGCCAGTATTACTTCTCGCTGTTCAAGATGATCGAAGACGCCGGCGCCATCCCGCAGACGCTGCTGGACGTGATCGCGCCGATCTTCTTCCGTGCGAACATCGACCGCGAATCAGCGCTGTATCAGGACTTTCGCCAATCGCTGCAGGGTTTCTCCAGAGAGCGCCTGCTGGACAGCGTCGTGCCCCTGGGCCGCCTGATTTTCAGCCGCGCAGACATCCTCGATCAGCTTTCTCGCCTGGATCGCGATACCACCCTGGTGATGTGCGGTGAGCAGGACAAGCCGCGGCCACCCGCAGAGTCCCAAGAGATGGCCGAACTGATCGGCTGCGCCCTGACATTGATTCCCGACGCCGGGCATATCTCCAGCCGAGAGAATCCGGACTTCGTCAATGAAGCGCTGCTGACGTTCCTCGCCAACAACGCCTGA
- a CDS encoding response regulator, which translates to MGLGAYADRNNQADDRTMHTPSVPVNDEHTGAVIADDKRWNTRALIVDDDVPIRELLIDYLARFNILATGVTDGAAMRLAMQAETFDVVVLDLMLPGEDGLTLCRWLRAESDIPILMLTARCEPTDRIIGLELGADDYMSKPFEPRELVARIQTILRRVRDDRTEQRANIRFDNWRLNSVLRQLVADNGLVVPLSNAEFRLLWVFIERPRRVLSREQLLDAARGRSIEAFDRSIDLLVSRLRQKLGDDPKAPQLIKTVRGEGYLFDARDIG; encoded by the coding sequence ATGGGGCTGGGCGCCTATGCTGACCGTAACAATCAGGCAGATGACCGCACTATGCATACTCCTTCCGTCCCGGTAAATGACGAGCACACAGGCGCGGTGATCGCCGACGACAAGCGCTGGAACACCCGCGCGCTGATCGTCGATGATGATGTGCCGATTCGTGAACTGCTGATCGACTACCTGGCGCGCTTCAATATTCTCGCCACGGGCGTCACCGACGGCGCAGCGATGCGCCTGGCCATGCAAGCCGAAACCTTCGATGTGGTGGTGCTCGACCTGATGCTGCCGGGCGAAGACGGCCTTACCTTGTGCCGCTGGCTGCGGGCTGAATCGGACATTCCAATCCTGATGCTCACCGCCCGCTGCGAACCCACCGACCGCATCATCGGCCTGGAACTGGGCGCCGACGACTATATGTCCAAACCCTTTGAGCCGCGCGAACTGGTGGCACGTATCCAGACCATCCTGCGTCGGGTGCGCGACGACCGCACCGAGCAGCGCGCCAACATCCGCTTCGACAACTGGCGCCTCAACAGCGTGTTGCGTCAGTTGGTGGCCGACAACGGCCTGGTGGTGCCGCTGTCCAACGCCGAGTTCCGCCTGCTCTGGGTATTCATCGAACGTCCGCGCCGGGTGTTGAGTCGCGAGCAATTGCTGGATGCCGCCCGCGGCCGCTCCATCGAAGCTTTTGATCGCAGCATCGACCTACTCGTGTCGCGCCTGCGCCAGAAACTGGGCGACGACCCCAAGGCTCCCCAACTGATCAAGACCGTACGCGGCGAAGGCTACCTGTTCGACGCGCGGGATATCGGTTGA
- a CDS encoding NADP-dependent oxidoreductase: protein MTAHTNRQFLLAKRPVGAATRETFTYQEVPVGTPQDGQVLVRNEYLSLDPAMRGWMNEGKSYIPPVGLGEVMRALGVGKVIASNHPNFAVGDYVNGALGVQDYFLGEPRGFYKVDPKLAPLPRYLSALGMTGMTAYFALLETGAPKPGETVVISGAAGAVGSIAGQIAKLKGCRVVGIAGGADKCKFLVDELGFDAAIDYKHEDVPAALKRECPKGVDVYFDNVGGDILDAVLSRLALKARVVICGAISQYNNKEAVKGPANYLSLLVNRARMEGFVVMDHAANFAAAGQEMAGWMAQGKLKSKEDIVEGLETFPETLMKLFNGENFGKLVLKVS, encoded by the coding sequence ATGACTGCCCACACCAACCGCCAGTTCCTGCTTGCCAAACGCCCGGTCGGAGCGGCCACGCGGGAAACCTTCACCTATCAGGAAGTGCCGGTGGGCACGCCACAGGACGGGCAAGTGCTGGTGCGCAACGAGTACCTGTCCCTGGACCCCGCCATGCGCGGCTGGATGAATGAGGGCAAATCCTACATTCCACCTGTGGGCCTTGGCGAAGTGATGCGGGCATTGGGCGTGGGCAAGGTGATTGCGTCCAACCACCCGAACTTTGCGGTCGGCGACTACGTCAACGGCGCCTTGGGCGTGCAGGATTACTTCCTGGGCGAGCCGCGCGGTTTCTACAAGGTCGACCCGAAGCTGGCGCCCCTGCCCCGCTACCTGTCCGCGCTGGGCATGACCGGCATGACCGCCTACTTTGCGCTGCTGGAAACGGGCGCGCCCAAGCCTGGCGAGACCGTGGTGATCTCCGGCGCGGCCGGTGCGGTAGGCAGCATTGCCGGGCAGATCGCCAAGCTCAAGGGCTGCCGCGTGGTGGGCATCGCCGGCGGCGCCGACAAGTGCAAATTCCTGGTGGACGAATTGGGCTTCGATGCCGCCATCGACTACAAACACGAAGATGTACCCGCCGCCCTCAAGCGTGAGTGCCCCAAAGGCGTGGATGTGTATTTCGATAACGTAGGCGGCGATATTCTCGACGCAGTGCTCAGTCGCCTGGCGCTGAAGGCGCGAGTGGTGATTTGCGGGGCCATCAGCCAGTACAACAACAAAGAAGCCGTGAAAGGTCCGGCCAATTATTTGTCACTACTGGTCAACCGGGCACGCATGGAAGGCTTTGTGGTGATGGATCACGCGGCAAACTTTGCCGCGGCCGGACAGGAGATGGCCGGCTGGATGGCGCAGGGCAAGCTCAAGAGCAAGGAAGATATCGTCGAGGGGCTGGAGACGTTTCCAGAGACGTTGATGAAGCTGTTCAACGGTGAGAACTTTGGCAAGCTGGTGCTGAAGGTCAGTTGA
- a CDS encoding SDR family oxidoreductase, which translates to MSMTFSGQVALVTGAAAGIGRATALAFAAEGLKVVVADLDMAGGEGTVALIQQAGGEALFVRCNVTLEADVQQLMAQTVAAYGRLDYAFNNAGIEIEKGKLADGSLDEFDAIMGVNVKGVWLCMKYQLPVLLAQGGGAIVNTASVAGLGAAPKMSIYAASKHAVIGLTKSAAIEYAKKKIRVNAVCPAVIDTDMFRRAYEADPRKAEFAAAMHPVGRIGKVEEIASAVLYLCSDGAAFTTGQALAVDGGATAI; encoded by the coding sequence ATGAGCATGACGTTTTCCGGCCAGGTCGCCCTGGTGACCGGCGCCGCTGCCGGTATTGGCCGCGCTACCGCGCTGGCGTTTGCCGCCGAAGGCTTGAAAGTGGTGGTGGCTGATCTGGATATGGCGGGCGGCGAAGGCACTGTTGCGCTGATTCAGCAAGCCGGTGGCGAAGCGTTGTTCGTGCGCTGCAACGTCACCCTGGAGGCGGATGTGCAGCAGTTGATGGCGCAGACCGTCGCTGCCTACGGGCGCCTGGACTATGCCTTCAACAATGCCGGGATCGAGATCGAGAAGGGCAAGCTGGCTGACGGCAGTCTGGATGAGTTCGATGCCATCATGGGCGTCAACGTCAAAGGTGTGTGGTTGTGCATGAAGTACCAACTGCCGGTGTTGCTGGCCCAGGGCGGGGGAGCCATCGTCAACACGGCTTCGGTAGCAGGTTTGGGCGCGGCGCCGAAAATGAGTATTTATGCGGCGTCCAAGCACGCGGTGATAGGCCTGACGAAGTCGGCAGCCATCGAGTATGCGAAAAAGAAAATTCGCGTCAACGCCGTCTGCCCGGCGGTGATCGATACCGATATGTTCCGCCGTGCCTATGAAGCTGACCCGCGCAAGGCCGAATTTGCGGCGGCGATGCACCCGGTGGGGCGTATTGGCAAGGTCGAGGAAATCGCCAGTGCTGTTTTGTATCTGTGCAGCGACGGTGCGGCCTTCACGACCGGCCAGGCCCTGGCGGTGGACGGCGGTGCAACGGCGATTTAA
- a CDS encoding methyl-accepting chemotaxis protein has protein sequence MVSGLQAGIEQLASSAHSLSSVTEQTNVEVSSQKEETEQVATAMNQMTATVHDVARNAEEAAQAAQTADDKVDSGQQVVRQSLRRIELLATSSNSASASIESLSAEIQNIGTVLSVIKSVAEQTNLLALNAAIEAARAGEQGRGFAVVADEVRALAKRTQQSTEEIERLVSTLRSAAQSSVQQIQHSGELVKLAVSDALETESALGSIAAAVSLIQQMNQQIAAAAEEQSSVAEEINRSVTSIRASADQSALSMQGNAASSIELAQLGAELKGMVGHFRL, from the coding sequence ATGGTCAGCGGGTTGCAGGCCGGTATCGAGCAACTGGCCAGCTCGGCACATTCCTTGTCCAGCGTCACCGAGCAGACCAACGTCGAGGTCAGCAGCCAGAAGGAAGAAACCGAACAGGTGGCCACGGCGATGAACCAGATGACCGCCACGGTGCACGACGTGGCGCGTAACGCCGAAGAGGCTGCGCAAGCCGCGCAGACGGCGGATGACAAGGTCGACAGCGGCCAGCAGGTGGTGCGCCAGAGTTTGCGGCGCATCGAATTGCTGGCGACATCCAGCAACAGTGCCAGCGCCAGTATCGAAAGCCTCAGCGCCGAGATTCAGAACATTGGCACGGTCTTGAGTGTGATCAAGAGTGTCGCCGAGCAAACCAACCTGCTTGCCCTGAACGCCGCGATTGAGGCGGCTCGTGCAGGGGAACAGGGGCGCGGCTTTGCGGTGGTCGCCGATGAGGTACGCGCCCTGGCCAAGCGCACCCAGCAGTCGACCGAAGAAATCGAACGCCTGGTCAGCACCTTGCGCAGCGCGGCACAGTCATCGGTGCAGCAGATTCAGCACAGTGGCGAACTGGTGAAACTGGCCGTCAGTGACGCGCTGGAAACCGAAAGCGCCCTGGGCAGCATTGCAGCGGCGGTGTCACTGATCCAGCAGATGAACCAGCAGATAGCCGCTGCGGCTGAAGAGCAAAGCTCGGTGGCCGAAGAGATCAATCGCAGTGTCACCAGCATCCGGGCGAGTGCCGATCAGTCGGCGTTGAGCATGCAGGGCAATGCGGCGTCGAGCATAGAGCTTGCGCAATTGGGCGCTGAACTCAAGGGCATGGTCGGGCACTTTCGCCTTTGA
- a CDS encoding PLP-dependent aminotransferase family protein, which yields MVQMRKWRPLLKLDEHSPQASYRKIAEGLVTAIVEGRLPPGTLLPGTREMAQLLDVNRKTVILAYEEAATKGWLISEPRRGTFVNAQLTPTQLPGRAPQSFAPPILAQPVLPYFSHNAQVTALRHRHDALFFDNGTSDHRLLPQAVLHRYYRNALRNSFASNTVRYGSEGTGYHLRCALADMLRSERGLAVNAENICLTQGTQMSLYLSASLLIKPGDVVLVERLSYPPAWEIFRQLGAQLVTVDIDEEGCRTDQIDHLCQTHNVRMIYLTPHHQFPTTVSLHAARRQQLLALAALHDFCIIEEDYDHEFHFNGRPYLPLASDRAQRHVIYVGSLSKALGSTFRCSYVVAPAQVVEALHRNAALMLGDADAIAQKMLADLINAGELKKHLRRVSKEYRMRRETLQSCLHESLGNRIQMREPEGGLALWVRFENEIDVDQMVKTALDHGLVVRSGRQFSPMDQPENALRLGFASLNQEEIRQATLRLAQAANSL from the coding sequence ATGGTCCAGATGCGCAAATGGCGCCCTTTGCTCAAGCTCGACGAACACTCACCACAAGCGTCCTATCGCAAGATTGCCGAAGGCCTGGTGACTGCAATTGTCGAAGGGCGCCTGCCGCCAGGCACCTTGCTGCCCGGTACGCGGGAAATGGCGCAGTTGCTCGACGTCAACCGCAAGACGGTGATCCTGGCCTACGAAGAAGCCGCTACCAAAGGCTGGCTTATCAGCGAGCCGCGCCGCGGGACGTTCGTCAATGCCCAACTGACGCCCACCCAACTGCCCGGTCGTGCGCCGCAGTCCTTCGCGCCACCCATCCTGGCGCAGCCGGTGCTGCCGTATTTCAGCCATAACGCGCAGGTCACCGCGCTGCGCCATCGGCATGACGCGCTGTTTTTCGACAACGGCACCAGCGACCACCGCCTGCTGCCCCAAGCCGTGTTGCACCGCTACTACCGCAACGCCCTGCGCAACAGCTTTGCCTCCAACACCGTGCGCTACGGCAGCGAGGGCACTGGCTATCACCTGCGCTGCGCCCTCGCCGATATGCTGCGCAGCGAGCGCGGCCTGGCGGTCAACGCCGAGAACATCTGCCTGACCCAGGGCACGCAGATGTCGCTGTACCTGAGCGCCAGCCTGCTGATCAAACCGGGAGACGTGGTGTTGGTGGAGCGCCTGAGTTACCCGCCGGCGTGGGAAATTTTTCGTCAACTGGGCGCGCAACTGGTCACGGTGGATATCGACGAAGAAGGTTGCCGTACGGACCAGATCGATCACTTATGCCAGACCCACAACGTGCGCATGATTTATCTCACCCCGCACCACCAGTTCCCCACCACCGTCAGCCTGCACGCCGCGCGGCGCCAACAGCTGTTGGCGCTCGCCGCGCTGCACGACTTCTGCATCATCGAAGAAGACTATGACCACGAATTCCACTTCAACGGTCGCCCTTACCTGCCGCTTGCCAGTGACCGCGCTCAGCGCCATGTGATCTATGTCGGTTCGTTATCCAAAGCACTTGGCTCGACGTTTCGCTGCAGTTATGTGGTGGCCCCCGCCCAAGTGGTGGAGGCCCTGCACCGCAATGCGGCGCTGATGCTGGGAGACGCCGATGCCATCGCCCAGAAGATGCTGGCCGACCTGATCAATGCCGGTGAACTGAAAAAGCATCTGCGCCGCGTGTCGAAAGAATATCGGATGCGCCGAGAGACGTTGCAAAGCTGTCTGCATGAGTCGCTGGGCAATCGCATTCAGATGCGCGAGCCGGAAGGCGGCCTGGCGCTGTGGGTGCGTTTCGAGAATGAAATAGACGTTGATCAGATGGTAAAAACAGCCTTGGACCACGGGCTGGTGGTGCGCAGCGGCCGGCAATTCTCACCGATGGACCAGCCGGAGAACGCGCTGCGGCTGGGCTTTGCGTCGCTCAACCAGGAAGAAATCCGTCAAGCCACGTTGCGTCTGGCCCAAGCGGCGAACAGCCTTTAG
- a CDS encoding PLP-dependent aminotransferase family protein has product MDLGIDRQAPVPVVQQIISAVAGWIRENGVSPGTRLPSVRQVALDNLLSQSSVIEAFERMVAQGLLASKKGSGFVVAQPAITQENPWYEGAEQGWGSFTDSPLGELKLGCGWLPDAWRESDDISYAIREVSRTDTAGLFNYSTPMGLPALREQVLKRLTQIHVPSSLECILTTHGASHALDLLIRTLLKAGDTVVVETPGYGNLYRQLAFHGVTLLEVPRTRSGPDIEVLEAHLRCHRPKCLFINSLYHNPTGTSLCRAVAERLLALACSQDFLIIEEDVYGDLQHASCTRLSALPHDDRVIYVSSFSKTLSSALRVGYLSAGAAIIAQLVHLKTLTGIGTSRFAEAMMATLLANGTYRKWVQRLRKRLNMQMAATLQVLEDEEWQVFAVPAGGMFVWARPGAQNASRVQACARRLGVLLSPGALFHPTGEGSDWLRINVAYAADQRALALFRALGPARSTSTILKTTGM; this is encoded by the coding sequence ATGGATTTAGGGATTGATCGACAAGCCCCAGTACCGGTGGTGCAGCAAATCATCAGCGCAGTCGCGGGATGGATTCGCGAAAACGGGGTGAGCCCCGGCACGCGCTTACCGTCCGTCCGGCAAGTGGCCCTCGACAACCTGCTGAGCCAGTCCAGCGTGATCGAGGCATTCGAGCGGATGGTGGCCCAGGGTCTGTTAGCCTCGAAAAAAGGCTCGGGGTTCGTGGTGGCACAGCCCGCGATCACTCAGGAAAACCCCTGGTATGAAGGCGCCGAGCAAGGGTGGGGCAGTTTTACCGACAGTCCGTTGGGCGAGCTCAAGCTCGGCTGTGGCTGGCTGCCGGACGCCTGGCGCGAGAGCGATGACATCAGCTACGCGATCCGCGAAGTCAGCCGCACCGACACCGCGGGCCTGTTCAACTACAGCACGCCTATGGGGCTGCCGGCCCTGCGTGAACAAGTGCTCAAGCGCCTGACCCAGATTCACGTGCCCAGCAGTCTGGAATGCATCCTCACCACCCACGGCGCCAGCCATGCCCTGGACCTGCTCATACGCACGCTGCTCAAGGCGGGCGATACAGTGGTGGTCGAGACTCCTGGGTACGGCAACCTCTATCGGCAATTGGCGTTTCATGGCGTCACGTTGCTGGAAGTGCCTCGCACGCGTAGCGGCCCGGATATCGAAGTGCTGGAGGCGCACCTGCGTTGCCATCGTCCCAAATGCCTATTCATCAACAGCCTCTATCACAACCCTACCGGCACCAGCCTGTGCCGCGCGGTGGCCGAGCGTTTGCTGGCGCTGGCATGCAGCCAGGATTTTCTGATTATCGAAGAGGACGTCTACGGTGACCTGCAACATGCCAGTTGCACGCGGTTATCGGCGTTGCCCCACGATGACCGCGTCATCTATGTCTCCAGTTTCTCCAAGACGCTGAGCAGCGCCTTGCGCGTAGGCTACCTGAGCGCCGGCGCAGCGATCATCGCGCAGCTGGTTCACCTCAAGACCCTGACGGGCATCGGTACCTCGCGGTTTGCCGAAGCGATGATGGCGACCTTGCTGGCCAACGGCACCTACCGCAAGTGGGTGCAGCGCCTGCGCAAGCGCCTGAATATGCAGATGGCCGCCACCCTGCAGGTGCTGGAGGATGAAGAATGGCAAGTGTTCGCGGTACCTGCCGGTGGCATGTTCGTGTGGGCGCGACCTGGTGCGCAAAACGCTTCGCGCGTGCAGGCGTGTGCCCGCAGGCTTGGCGTGTTGTTGTCGCCGGGAGCGTTGTTCCACCCGACGGGTGAAGGCAGCGATTGGCTGCGCATCAACGTGGCCTATGCGGCGGATCAGCGCGCATTGGCGCTATTTCGTGCCCTGGGGCCGGCCAGATCGACCTCCACCATTCTGAAAACGACGGGCATGTAG
- a CDS encoding AI-2E family transporter, which translates to MLNNDRLLVQILLLVLFGASFWVMAPFWSALFWGAVLAFASWPLMVLLTRGLGGRESLAAGILTLGWMLLVALPLVWLGFNLADHVRDAVLLIKDIQVDGLPDAPAWLGSIPFIGERLVATWDSIDQQGAALMLSIKPYLGQVGNWLLARSAQIGGGILELTLSLVFVFFFYRDGPRLAMFVHRLLERLIGDRAGYYIELVAGTVQRVVNGVIGTAAAQAVLALIGFLIAGVPGALLLGGVTFLLSLIPMGPPLVWIPATAWLAWKGDYTYAVFLGVWGTFIISGVDNVLKPYLISRGGNLPLVIVLLGVFGGLIAFGFIGLFIGPTLLAVAYSLLTDWSATQAQARREDKPL; encoded by the coding sequence ATGCTCAATAACGATCGCCTGCTGGTGCAAATCCTGCTGCTGGTGCTGTTTGGCGCCAGCTTCTGGGTCATGGCGCCGTTCTGGTCGGCGCTGTTCTGGGGCGCGGTGCTGGCGTTCGCCAGCTGGCCGCTGATGGTACTGCTGACACGTGGGTTGGGCGGTCGCGAATCGCTGGCGGCCGGCATCCTGACGTTGGGCTGGATGTTGCTGGTAGCGCTGCCGCTGGTGTGGCTGGGGTTCAACCTGGCGGACCATGTGCGCGACGCCGTGTTGCTGATCAAGGACATCCAGGTCGACGGTTTGCCCGATGCGCCCGCCTGGCTCGGCTCGATTCCGTTTATCGGTGAGCGGCTGGTGGCGACCTGGGACAGCATCGACCAACAGGGCGCGGCGCTGATGCTCAGCATCAAGCCTTACCTTGGCCAGGTCGGCAATTGGTTGCTGGCGCGCAGCGCGCAAATCGGCGGTGGCATTCTCGAGCTGACCTTGAGCCTGGTTTTCGTGTTCTTTTTCTACCGCGACGGGCCGCGCCTGGCGATGTTCGTGCACCGTCTGCTCGAGCGTCTGATCGGCGACCGCGCCGGTTATTACATCGAACTGGTGGCCGGTACGGTGCAGCGGGTGGTCAATGGCGTGATCGGCACGGCCGCCGCCCAGGCCGTGCTGGCGCTGATCGGCTTCCTGATCGCCGGCGTGCCTGGCGCTTTACTGCTGGGGGGCGTCACCTTCCTGCTCAGCCTGATTCCCATGGGCCCGCCGCTGGTGTGGATCCCGGCCACGGCCTGGTTGGCCTGGAAGGGTGACTACACCTACGCCGTGTTCCTCGGCGTATGGGGCACCTTCATCATCAGTGGCGTGGACAACGTGCTCAAGCCCTACCTGATCAGCCGTGGCGGCAACCTGCCGCTGGTGATCGTGCTACTGGGGGTGTTCGGCGGCTTGATCGCGTTCGGCTTTATCGGCCTGTTTATCGGGCCGACCTTACTCGCGGTGGCCTACAGCCTGTTGACCGACTGGAGCGCGACCCAGGCCCAGGCGCGGCGCGAAGACAAGCCGCTTTAA
- a CDS encoding HAMP domain-containing sensor histidine kinase: MRAPVNTLFGRLFGVLLVAIVLAHLLAFFWFHHYGPPPPPPPQETFVEQPDGSMKPLVKHHRPWFGGPVVPLTFQFISLIIAAWYGAKLLSRPIQRLSAAAERLSVDLDSPPLDESGPREARQAASTFNLMQRRIREQVSQRARMLGAVSHDLRTPLSRLKLRLEQIEDTRLQGQMRQDLDDMIGMLDATLSYLHEQRTSETRHWLDVQALVESLSENAQDQGSDVQFGGTCAPLQVQPMALRSCLNNLIDNALRYAGSARVELADSRGALVIRVIDHGPGIAAEKREAVFEPFFRLEGSRNRNSGGVGLGMTIAREAVERLGGHLSLEDTPGGGLTAVMWLPRA; the protein is encoded by the coding sequence ATGCGTGCCCCCGTCAATACGTTGTTCGGGCGGCTGTTCGGCGTGTTGCTGGTGGCCATCGTGCTGGCGCATCTGCTGGCGTTCTTCTGGTTCCATCATTACGGCCCACCGCCACCGCCGCCGCCGCAGGAAACCTTCGTCGAGCAGCCGGACGGCTCGATGAAGCCCCTGGTCAAGCACCATCGCCCCTGGTTCGGTGGCCCGGTGGTGCCGCTGACGTTTCAGTTCATCTCGCTGATCATCGCCGCGTGGTACGGCGCCAAGCTGTTGAGCCGGCCGATCCAGCGCCTCAGCGCGGCGGCCGAGCGCTTGAGTGTCGACCTCGACAGCCCGCCGCTGGACGAATCCGGGCCTCGCGAAGCGCGCCAGGCCGCGTCCACCTTCAACCTGATGCAAAGGCGCATCCGCGAACAGGTCAGCCAACGCGCACGCATGCTCGGGGCGGTCTCTCATGACCTGCGCACCCCCCTCTCGCGGCTGAAACTGCGCCTGGAACAGATCGAAGACACCAGGCTGCAGGGGCAAATGCGCCAGGACCTGGACGACATGATCGGCATGCTCGATGCCACCCTGAGCTACCTGCACGAACAGCGCACCAGTGAGACCCGCCATTGGCTCGACGTGCAGGCGCTGGTGGAATCCCTCAGCGAAAACGCCCAGGACCAAGGCAGCGACGTGCAGTTTGGCGGCACCTGCGCGCCGTTGCAGGTGCAGCCGATGGCGTTGCGCTCGTGCCTCAACAACCTGATCGACAATGCCCTGCGCTATGCCGGCTCGGCGCGCGTGGAACTGGCGGACAGTCGCGGGGCCTTGGTGATCCGCGTAATCGATCACGGCCCCGGCATCGCAGCTGAGAAGCGCGAAGCGGTGTTCGAACCGTTCTTTCGCCTGGAGGGCTCGCGCAACCGTAATTCCGGCGGCGTCGGCCTGGGCATGACGATTGCCCGGGAAGCGGTCGAGCGCCTCGGCGGCCACCTGAGCCTGGAAGATACGCCAGGCGGCGGTTTGACCGCAGTGATGTGGCTGCCGAGGGCTTAA